A single Candidatus Tectomicrobia bacterium DNA region contains:
- the gyrA gene encoding DNA gyrase subunit A, producing the protein MADNLRSVSIEQEMSTSFMDYAMSVIISRALPDVRDGLKPVQRRILTTLHDLGLTHTKAFRKCAKICGDVSGNYHPHGEAVVYPALARLAQDFSLRALLVDGQGNFGSVDGDPPAAMRYTEARMTELAENLLVDIDKETVDFVPNYDNTRTEPAVLPARVPNLLLNGSTGIAVGMATNIPPHNLGELVDALILLLDDEKTPPEKILRAMPGPDFPTGGIIYGKKGIRDYYATGRGQLQLRAKAVLEVDARTGRQTIVVTEIPYALNKARLIERIAELVRDQKIREISDIRDESDRKGMRIVMELKRDAVGGAVLNQLYKHTQMQMTFGVILLALVNNQPRVMGIQDMMVHFLRFRREVVLRRSRYELRKAEERAHILEGYRIALDKIDRVIALIRKSRTAEAARDGLMANFGLSQIQAQAILEMRLQRLTGLEREKIEEEYAELQKAIAHLRRVLVERALQTQIIKDEILEIKKKFADPRRTEIVDETGEISLEDMIVEEDMAVTISNTGYIKRNAISLYRSQRRGGKGVIGMGTKEEDFVEALFIASTHDYLLIFTSKGRCHWLKVHEIPQAGRAARGKAIVNLLQIGPGESVSAVLAVRKFEPDRYIVMATRQGVLKKVELTSFSHPRAGGIIAISLDQGDELIGVGQTDGTREVFIGTRLGKALRFPEAKVRPMGRTARGVRGISLGKGDYVVGMEIVAPGEVILTATEMGFGKRSPVDDYRVTNRGGKGVINMKVTQKNGPVVGVRRVADEDEIMLVTTKGQMIRLPAKGVRLIGRATQGVRLIDLHEGDKVAALGRIEENGNGAVPEGK; encoded by the coding sequence ATGGCGGACAATCTCCGTTCGGTCAGCATCGAGCAAGAGATGAGCACGTCGTTCATGGACTATGCCATGAGCGTCATCATCTCGCGCGCCCTTCCCGACGTGCGCGACGGCCTGAAGCCCGTGCAGCGGCGCATCCTCACCACCCTGCACGACTTGGGCCTCACGCACACCAAGGCCTTCCGCAAGTGCGCCAAGATCTGCGGCGACGTGAGCGGCAACTACCATCCGCACGGCGAGGCCGTGGTCTACCCGGCGCTCGCGCGGCTCGCGCAGGACTTCTCCCTGCGCGCCCTGCTCGTGGACGGCCAGGGCAACTTCGGCTCGGTGGACGGCGACCCGCCCGCGGCCATGCGCTACACCGAGGCGCGCATGACCGAGCTGGCCGAGAACCTCCTCGTCGACATCGACAAGGAGACGGTCGACTTCGTCCCCAACTACGACAACACGCGGACGGAGCCCGCCGTTCTGCCCGCGCGCGTGCCGAACCTCCTGCTGAACGGCTCGACCGGCATCGCCGTCGGCATGGCCACCAACATCCCGCCCCACAACCTGGGCGAGCTGGTCGACGCCCTCATCCTCCTCCTGGACGACGAGAAGACGCCCCCCGAGAAAATCCTAAGGGCCATGCCCGGGCCGGACTTCCCGACGGGGGGCATCATCTACGGGAAGAAGGGCATCCGCGACTACTACGCCACGGGGCGCGGCCAGCTCCAGCTCCGCGCCAAGGCGGTGCTCGAGGTGGACGCCCGCACCGGCCGGCAGACCATCGTCGTCACCGAGATCCCCTACGCGCTCAACAAGGCGCGCCTCATCGAGCGCATCGCCGAGCTGGTGCGCGACCAGAAGATCCGCGAGATCTCCGACATCCGCGACGAGAGCGACCGCAAGGGCATGCGCATCGTCATGGAGCTCAAGCGCGACGCGGTGGGCGGGGCCGTGCTCAACCAGCTCTACAAGCACACCCAGATGCAGATGACCTTCGGCGTCATCCTCCTCGCGCTGGTGAACAACCAGCCGCGCGTAATGGGCATCCAGGACATGATGGTGCACTTCCTGCGCTTCCGGCGCGAGGTGGTGCTCCGGCGCAGCCGCTACGAGCTGCGCAAGGCCGAGGAGCGGGCCCACATCCTCGAGGGCTACCGCATCGCCCTCGACAAGATCGACCGCGTCATCGCCCTCATCCGAAAGAGCCGCACCGCCGAGGCCGCGCGCGACGGGCTGATGGCGAACTTCGGCCTCTCCCAGATCCAGGCCCAGGCCATCCTCGAGATGCGCCTCCAGCGCCTCACGGGCCTCGAGCGCGAGAAGATCGAGGAGGAGTACGCCGAGCTCCAGAAGGCCATCGCCCACCTGCGGCGCGTGCTGGTGGAGCGGGCCCTCCAGACCCAGATCATCAAGGACGAGATCCTGGAGATCAAGAAGAAGTTCGCCGATCCGCGGCGCACCGAGATCGTGGACGAGACCGGCGAGATCTCCCTCGAGGACATGATCGTCGAGGAGGACATGGCGGTCACGATCTCGAACACCGGCTACATCAAGCGCAACGCCATCAGCCTCTACCGCTCCCAGCGCCGGGGGGGCAAGGGCGTCATCGGCATGGGGACGAAGGAGGAGGACTTCGTGGAGGCGCTCTTCATCGCCTCGACGCACGACTACCTCCTCATCTTCACCAGCAAGGGCCGGTGCCACTGGCTCAAGGTCCACGAGATCCCGCAGGCCGGCCGCGCCGCGCGCGGCAAGGCCATCGTGAACCTCCTCCAGATCGGGCCGGGCGAGAGCGTCTCGGCCGTGCTGGCCGTGCGGAAGTTCGAGCCCGATCGCTACATCGTGATGGCCACCCGGCAGGGCGTCCTCAAGAAGGTCGAGCTCACCTCCTTCAGCCACCCGAGGGCCGGGGGCATCATCGCCATCTCCCTCGACCAGGGCGACGAGCTCATCGGCGTCGGCCAGACCGACGGCACGCGCGAGGTCTTCATCGGCACGCGCCTGGGCAAGGCCCTGCGCTTCCCCGAGGCCAAGGTGCGGCCCATGGGCCGCACGGCGCGGGGCGTGCGCGGCATCTCGCTGGGCAAGGGCGACTACGTCGTGGGCATGGAGATCGTCGCCCCGGGCGAGGTCATCCTGACCGCCACCGAGATGGGCTTCGGCAAGCGCAGCCCGGTCGACGACTACCGGGTCACGAACCGGGGCGGCAAGGGCGTCATCAACATGAAGGTGACCCAGAAGAACGGCCCCGTCGTGGGGGTGCGCCGGGTCGCGGACGAGGACGAGATCATGCTCGTCACCACGAAGGGCCAGATGATCCGCCTCCCGGCCAAGGGCGTGCGCCTCATCGGGCGCGCGACCCAGGGGGTGCGCCTCATCGACCTCCACGAGGGAGACAAGGTGGCCGCCCTCGGCCGCATCGAGGAGAACGGGAACGGCGCCGTGCCGGAGGGGAAGTAG
- a CDS encoding arsenate reductase ArsC has translation MKSRVLFLCTGNSCRSQMAEGFARVFKGEAIEPFSAGLLAKGLDPRAVRVMREAGVDISGQRSKTLDDLAGERFDWVVTVCGHAHETCPVFPAGARVLHRGFDDPPRLAEGARSEEEALAHYRRVRDEIRRFVESLPEGLG, from the coding sequence ATGAAATCCCGCGTCCTCTTCCTCTGCACGGGCAACTCCTGCCGGAGCCAGATGGCGGAGGGCTTCGCCCGGGTGTTCAAGGGCGAGGCCATCGAGCCTTTTTCGGCGGGCCTGCTCGCTAAAGGGCTCGACCCCCGGGCGGTGCGGGTGATGCGCGAGGCCGGGGTGGACATCTCGGGCCAGCGCTCGAAGACCCTGGACGATCTCGCCGGGGAGCGCTTCGACTGGGTGGTGACGGTGTGCGGCCACGCCCACGAAACCTGCCCCGTCTTCCCGGCCGGGGCGCGCGTCCTGCACCGGGGCTTCGACGACCCGCCCCGCCTCGCCGAGGGCGCCCGGTCGGAGGAGGAGGCCCTCGCCCACTACCGCCGGGTGCGGGACGAGATCCGCCGCTTCGTCGAGAGCCTGCCGGAGGGGCTGGGGTAG
- a CDS encoding GAF domain-containing protein, translating to MSQGDPPGFDAPDLRHFASLINLFHGLLSTLDLDEALSRIARSAAELLELPYVALWLREGEFLEMRAESSRWIEAQNQIRRLRVGEGVGGRAAEAREPLYIEDIRSDPRWVNAAWARQHNLGSCLSVPLMGRKDVVGVLSCVSRGVRHFSRQETYLATTFANSAAFAVENARAFADLERSYAELKERQQMLVRAEKLTTLGTLASGLAHEILNPANIIGLHGQRLQMGGSSEAEAAQSAEVILRNVKRIDDICQTFRQYSREEKLKAAPLDPDSLITDTLPLVQHEYRTAGIEIALDLGGGGLRVMGDRSSLQQVFVNLYTNARDAMASGGRLRISTQAAETAGRPCWEARLQDTGPGIPPGIIGRIFDPFFTTKPQEKGTGLGLFITHGIVAQHGGALLAESSPGQGATFIIQLPLVEGEGAGAP from the coding sequence ATGAGCCAGGGCGACCCGCCGGGATTCGACGCGCCGGACCTGCGCCATTTCGCCTCCCTGATCAACCTCTTCCACGGCCTGCTGTCCACCCTCGACCTGGACGAGGCCCTGTCCCGCATCGCCCGCTCCGCGGCGGAACTCCTGGAGCTGCCCTATGTGGCGCTCTGGCTCCGAGAGGGCGAGTTCCTGGAGATGCGCGCCGAGAGCAGCCGGTGGATCGAGGCCCAGAACCAGATCCGGAGGCTGAGGGTGGGGGAGGGGGTCGGAGGCCGGGCCGCCGAGGCCCGGGAGCCCCTCTACATCGAGGACATCCGGAGCGACCCCCGGTGGGTGAACGCGGCGTGGGCGCGCCAGCACAATCTGGGGTCCTGCCTCTCGGTTCCCCTCATGGGGAGGAAGGACGTGGTCGGCGTCCTCAGCTGCGTGAGCCGCGGCGTGCGGCACTTCTCGCGGCAGGAAACTTACCTGGCCACCACCTTCGCCAACTCGGCGGCCTTCGCCGTCGAGAACGCCCGGGCCTTCGCCGACCTGGAGCGCTCCTATGCCGAGCTGAAGGAGCGGCAGCAGATGCTCGTCCGGGCCGAGAAGCTCACCACCCTGGGCACGCTGGCGTCGGGCCTCGCCCACGAGATCCTCAACCCGGCGAACATCATCGGCCTCCACGGCCAGCGGCTCCAGATGGGGGGCTCGTCCGAGGCCGAGGCGGCCCAGAGCGCGGAGGTGATCCTTCGTAACGTGAAGCGCATCGACGACATCTGCCAGACCTTCCGGCAGTATTCCCGCGAGGAGAAGCTAAAGGCCGCGCCGCTCGACCCCGACTCGCTCATCACCGATACGCTGCCCCTCGTCCAGCACGAGTACCGCACGGCGGGGATCGAGATCGCGCTTGACCTCGGCGGGGGCGGCCTCCGGGTGATGGGCGACCGCTCCTCCCTCCAGCAGGTCTTCGTGAACCTCTACACCAACGCCCGCGACGCCATGGCCTCGGGCGGGCGGCTCCGGATATCGACCCAGGCCGCCGAGACGGCGGGCCGGCCCTGCTGGGAGGCCCGGCTCCAGGACACGGGGCCGGGCATCCCGCCCGGGATCATCGGCCGCATCTTCGACCCCTTCTTCACCACCAAGCCCCAGGAGAAGGGGACGGGCCTCGGCCTCTTCATCACCCACGGCATCGTTGCCCAGCACGGGGGCGCCCTTCTGGCCGAAAGTTCGCCCGGCCAGGGCGCCACCTTCATCATCCAGCTGCCGCTCGTGGAGGGGGAGGGAGCGGGCGCCCCCTAG
- a CDS encoding sulfurtransferase, which yields MADKSYANPDLAWTPERLRERIGARKGPGLVLIDTRPAPDFCAGHIEGAAHLDIYGISLNDTRPGPLAAFTWMLAYLMEIRGVDYGKTVVFYQENTGFRSARGFWFLEYLGHEDVHVLDGGLDAWKAAGHPLTRDAWPMAQTAFDAPSGERAILRTSFASHLKPPVEGRLASAQYILEHLGDTGVRVHDTRSDGEWYAENVRAKRGGAIPGSGHLEWTQFIAKDGALKPAAELRALLEPRGFTPDKEIVPLCQGGYRSAHAYLVYRLLGYPRVRNYLGSWKEWGDREDLPIVVPKRG from the coding sequence ATGGCGGACAAAAGCTACGCCAACCCCGATCTGGCCTGGACCCCCGAGCGGCTGCGCGAGCGCATCGGCGCCCGGAAGGGCCCCGGCCTCGTCCTCATCGACACCCGCCCCGCGCCCGACTTCTGCGCCGGGCACATCGAGGGCGCGGCCCACCTCGACATCTACGGCATCTCGCTCAACGACACCCGGCCCGGGCCCCTCGCCGCCTTCACCTGGATGCTCGCCTACCTGATGGAGATCCGCGGGGTGGACTACGGCAAGACAGTCGTCTTCTACCAGGAGAACACGGGCTTCCGCTCGGCGAGGGGCTTCTGGTTCCTCGAGTACCTGGGCCACGAGGACGTGCACGTGCTGGACGGGGGCCTGGACGCCTGGAAGGCCGCCGGCCATCCCCTCACCCGGGACGCCTGGCCCATGGCCCAGACCGCCTTCGACGCCCCCTCGGGCGAGCGGGCCATCCTCCGCACCAGCTTCGCCAGCCACCTCAAGCCCCCCGTCGAGGGCCGCCTGGCGAGCGCCCAGTACATCTTGGAGCACCTGGGCGACACGGGGGTGCGCGTCCACGACACCCGCTCGGACGGCGAGTGGTACGCCGAGAACGTGCGCGCCAAGCGGGGCGGCGCCATCCCCGGCTCCGGGCACCTGGAGTGGACCCAGTTCATCGCCAAGGACGGCGCCCTGAAGCCCGCCGCCGAGCTGCGCGCCCTCCTCGAGCCCCGGGGTTTCACCCCCGACAAGGAGATCGTTCCCCTCTGCCAGGGCGGCTACCGCTCCGCCCACGCCTACTTGGTCTACCGGCTCCTGGGCTACCCCCGGGTGCGCAACTACCTCGGCTCCTGGAAGGAGTGGGGGGACAGGGAGGATCTGCCGATTGTGGTGCCGAAGAGGGGGTGA
- the truD gene encoding tRNA pseudouridine(13) synthase TruD, with product MRESEHEVRGAYLTPGIPGCGGVPEGGRPAPGDFEVEEIPLAPPGGAGDHLYLWIEKRGLPTLEAVRRLARLAGVPEGEAGYAGLKDARAVARQWISLRCGSDAEARLAGAEPGEGLRVLQAARGRAKLRRGALRGNRFSIRLVSVTPEGEQSARECLALLAARGVPNGFGPQRFGAHGHSAEAGLALAMGDHEAALAVLLGSARFRGEGMEGPDARLLEAARRFEAGDHAGALALYPSSWEAERRLLARLAGGAKPGQAVRAIPARERALYGSALQAAWFNACLALRLGRGLHDRLLPGDVAVSHLPGGSGKARRVGDPAQEAEVLLSFELSPAGPLAGEKMLEARGEPAAIEAEAARRLGFDPAGAAAGLARMGLRGARRAYRARLSELDIRREGEDLRLRFVLPPGAYATEVLREAAKHEPPLGARLGWTRGTIGQGDTGA from the coding sequence ATGCGCGAGAGCGAGCATGAGGTCCGCGGCGCCTACCTCACCCCGGGAATCCCCGGCTGCGGGGGCGTCCCGGAGGGCGGCCGGCCGGCGCCCGGGGACTTCGAGGTCGAGGAGATCCCCCTCGCCCCGCCCGGGGGCGCGGGCGACCATCTGTATCTGTGGATAGAGAAGCGGGGCCTGCCGACGCTCGAGGCCGTGCGCCGCCTGGCCCGCCTGGCCGGGGTCCCCGAGGGCGAGGCGGGCTACGCCGGCCTCAAGGACGCCCGCGCCGTGGCGCGCCAGTGGATCTCGCTCCGCTGCGGGAGCGACGCCGAGGCGCGCCTGGCCGGGGCGGAGCCGGGGGAGGGCCTTCGCGTCCTCCAGGCGGCCCGGGGCCGCGCCAAGCTCAGGCGGGGGGCGCTCCGGGGCAACCGCTTCTCCATCCGGCTGGTGAGCGTCACGCCCGAGGGCGAGCAAAGCGCGCGCGAGTGCCTCGCCCTCCTCGCGGCGCGGGGGGTGCCGAACGGCTTCGGCCCCCAGCGCTTCGGGGCCCACGGCCACTCGGCCGAGGCGGGCCTCGCCCTCGCCATGGGGGATCACGAGGCCGCCCTCGCGGTCCTGCTCGGCTCCGCGCGGTTCCGGGGCGAGGGAATGGAGGGGCCCGACGCCCGGCTCCTCGAGGCCGCCCGCCGGTTCGAGGCGGGGGACCACGCCGGGGCGCTCGCGCTCTATCCCTCCTCGTGGGAGGCCGAGCGGCGGCTCCTCGCCCGCCTGGCCGGGGGCGCCAAGCCCGGGCAGGCGGTGCGGGCCATCCCCGCGAGGGAGCGGGCGCTCTACGGCTCGGCCCTCCAGGCGGCCTGGTTCAACGCCTGCCTGGCCCTGCGCCTCGGGCGCGGCCTGCACGACCGGCTCCTGCCGGGGGACGTGGCGGTGAGCCATCTCCCGGGGGGCTCGGGCAAGGCCCGCCGGGTGGGCGATCCCGCCCAGGAGGCGGAGGTCCTCCTGAGCTTCGAGCTGAGCCCGGCCGGGCCGCTGGCGGGGGAGAAGATGCTCGAGGCGCGCGGGGAGCCCGCCGCCATCGAGGCGGAGGCGGCCCGGCGGCTGGGCTTCGACCCGGCGGGGGCCGCGGCGGGGCTGGCGCGGATGGGCCTTCGCGGGGCGCGGCGGGCCTACCGCGCCAGGCTGAGCGAGCTCGACATCCGGCGCGAGGGGGAGGACCTCCGGCTCCGCTTCGTCCTCCCCCCCGGCGCCTACGCGACCGAGGTGCTGCGCGAGGCGGCGAAGCACGAGCCGCCCCTCGGCGCGCGCCTCGGCTGGACCCGGGGAACCATCGGCCAAGGAGACACCGGCGCATGA
- a CDS encoding DUF3800 domain-containing protein, protein MMNFGEFIIYADESGDHSLDAVDRDFPIFVLDFCIFRKDHYLTAVVPAVQKFKFQHFGHDLVVLHEHDMRKQKPPFVFLKSESKRVVFMDGLNEIIRSADFTIIAAVIDKQRLTGRYRHPDNPYEIALKFCMERAYAFLRDRGQHLKKTHIVVEKRGHGEDDALELAFRRVRDDDNQWGAMPGFEIVFADKRVNSTGLQLADLTVRPIGRHVLNRAQANRAYEIIETKFRRSPSGVVNGWGLKVFP, encoded by the coding sequence ATGATGAACTTTGGCGAGTTCATCATTTATGCGGACGAGAGCGGCGACCATAGCTTGGATGCTGTCGACCGGGATTTTCCCATATTCGTTTTGGATTTCTGCATTTTCCGGAAAGACCATTACCTCACGGCTGTCGTGCCGGCGGTGCAGAAATTCAAGTTCCAGCATTTCGGACATGATCTGGTCGTCTTGCACGAGCATGACATGCGGAAGCAGAAACCCCCATTTGTTTTTCTGAAAAGCGAAAGCAAACGAGTTGTTTTTATGGACGGGCTCAACGAAATTATTCGTTCGGCGGACTTCACCATCATCGCGGCCGTGATTGACAAGCAGAGACTGACAGGCCGGTACCGACATCCCGACAATCCATACGAAATCGCCCTCAAATTCTGCATGGAACGGGCGTATGCATTTTTGAGAGACAGGGGCCAGCACCTCAAGAAAACACACATTGTCGTGGAAAAGCGAGGCCACGGCGAAGACGACGCCCTGGAATTGGCTTTTCGGCGCGTTCGTGACGATGACAACCAATGGGGTGCGATGCCAGGCTTTGAGATTGTCTTTGCTGACAAGCGGGTTAACTCAACAGGCCTGCAATTGGCAGACCTAACGGTCCGGCCCATTGGGCGCCACGTGCTGAACCGTGCGCAAGCTAATCGGGCCTACGAAATTATCGAAACCAAATTTCGCCGGAGTCCAAGCGGGGTTGTGAATGGATGGGGCCTAAAAGTGTTCCCCTAA
- a CDS encoding SUMF1/EgtB/PvdO family nonheme iron enzyme: MGRRLALLLLAGLLLAGCAAAPPEERRAAARAPRAAEPLRAPEGQEAPAAEVPLQAVELSDRGERAYRTENFAAAERDFLAALRLAPGYLHALTGLGWTLYDTDRPDQAFPLFLRAHELFPGDGSARRGLGYLYYRYGDRVRARELLGSLDRRRWPELANIDDRLRELARRGLPAPRPAAAGRPGEASFWEPSLQARVPGSGEGPEEKPEAPPAAAPADNTGNMALIPGGEFEMGAPPGRRGGPKTKVKSFYLDKLEVTNAQYGDFVRATPAGEPPFWNAPRFAGHALPVVGVTWEEARAFCRWAGKRLPTEAEWEYAARAGAEGRLYPWGNKFEDRNVVFGLVPNAGGPKSVGRRPDGASLHGVEDLAGNVWEWVEDPFHRAPGEGRPVARNGKTYRTLRGGSWVNGRWAMSATSRTGDLPDRRLPAYGFRCAKDAPKG; encoded by the coding sequence GTGGGCCGCCGCCTCGCCCTCCTCCTGCTCGCCGGGCTCCTGCTCGCCGGCTGCGCCGCCGCCCCGCCGGAGGAGCGGCGGGCCGCCGCCCGCGCCCCCCGGGCCGCCGAGCCCCTCCGCGCGCCCGAGGGCCAGGAGGCGCCGGCGGCGGAGGTCCCCCTCCAGGCCGTGGAGCTCAGCGACCGGGGCGAGCGCGCCTACCGCACCGAGAACTTCGCGGCCGCCGAGCGCGACTTCCTCGCCGCGCTGCGCCTCGCGCCGGGCTACCTTCACGCCCTGACCGGCCTCGGCTGGACCCTCTACGACACCGACCGGCCCGACCAGGCCTTCCCCCTTTTCCTGCGCGCCCACGAGCTCTTCCCCGGGGACGGCAGCGCCCGGCGCGGGTTGGGCTATCTCTACTACCGCTACGGCGACCGGGTGAGGGCCCGCGAGCTCCTGGGCTCGCTCGACCGGCGCCGCTGGCCCGAGCTCGCGAACATCGACGACCGGCTGCGCGAGCTCGCCCGGCGCGGGCTCCCCGCGCCCCGGCCCGCTGCAGCCGGGCGGCCGGGCGAGGCCTCCTTCTGGGAGCCCTCGCTCCAGGCGCGCGTCCCGGGCTCGGGCGAGGGGCCCGAGGAGAAGCCCGAGGCGCCGCCCGCGGCCGCCCCGGCGGACAACACCGGCAACATGGCCCTCATCCCGGGAGGGGAGTTCGAGATGGGCGCCCCCCCGGGCCGCCGGGGCGGGCCCAAGACGAAGGTGAAGAGCTTCTACCTCGACAAGCTCGAGGTGACGAACGCCCAGTACGGCGACTTCGTGCGGGCCACCCCCGCCGGGGAGCCCCCCTTCTGGAACGCCCCGCGCTTCGCGGGCCACGCCCTGCCCGTCGTGGGGGTGACCTGGGAGGAGGCGCGCGCCTTCTGCCGGTGGGCGGGCAAGCGCCTCCCCACCGAGGCCGAGTGGGAGTACGCCGCCCGGGCGGGCGCCGAGGGCCGGCTCTATCCCTGGGGCAACAAGTTCGAGGACCGCAACGTGGTCTTCGGCCTCGTGCCCAACGCGGGCGGGCCCAAGTCGGTGGGGCGCCGGCCCGACGGCGCGAGCCTCCACGGGGTGGAGGACCTCGCGGGCAACGTCTGGGAATGGGTGGAGGACCCCTTCCACCGCGCCCCCGGCGAGGGGCGGCCCGTCGCCCGGAACGGCAAGACCTACCGCACCCTGCGGGGCGGCTCCTGGGTGAACGGCCGGTGGGCCATGTCCGCCACCAGCCGCACCGGCGACCTCCCGGACCGCAGGCTCCCCGCTTACGGCTTCCGCTGCGCCAAGGACGCGCCCAAGGGATAG
- a CDS encoding complex I NDUFA9 subunit family protein: protein MKVFVTGGSGYVGGAVLRHLSLSGHECRVLSRDAEAHRRRLTALEGVYPVRGDITASSPDQLAELMSKCEAVVHLVGVIVEKGTPGYEAIHVEGTRRVLAAAERAKVKRYLHMSALGARPGAPAHYQQTKWAAEELVRGNPIPWTIFRPSIIFGENDEFLNVFAGIARRSPAVPVIGAGRGRLQPIWVEDVARCFAGALTKAETAGQAFELGGERAYSLEELLRMVAGAMGKRRFFPHIPEPVARLQAKLFNLLPVKPPFTEDQITMLAEDNVCDPGPMKRAFGFEPRALEDYLRERFGRG, encoded by the coding sequence ATGAAAGTGTTCGTCACCGGCGGTTCGGGCTACGTGGGGGGGGCCGTCCTCCGCCATCTCTCGCTCTCGGGGCACGAGTGCCGGGTGCTCTCGCGCGACGCGGAGGCCCACCGGCGGCGGCTCACCGCCCTGGAGGGCGTCTACCCCGTGCGCGGGGACATCACCGCGAGCAGCCCGGACCAGCTCGCCGAGCTCATGTCGAAGTGCGAGGCGGTGGTCCACCTGGTCGGCGTCATCGTGGAGAAGGGGACGCCCGGCTACGAGGCCATCCACGTCGAGGGCACGAGGCGCGTCCTGGCCGCGGCGGAGCGGGCCAAGGTCAAGCGCTACCTCCACATGAGCGCCCTCGGGGCCCGCCCGGGCGCCCCCGCCCACTACCAGCAGACGAAGTGGGCGGCCGAGGAGCTCGTGCGCGGGAACCCCATCCCATGGACCATCTTCCGGCCTTCGATCATCTTCGGGGAGAACGACGAGTTCCTGAACGTCTTCGCCGGCATCGCCCGCCGCTCCCCCGCCGTGCCCGTCATCGGGGCGGGGCGGGGACGGCTCCAGCCCATCTGGGTGGAGGACGTGGCCCGCTGCTTCGCCGGGGCCCTGACGAAGGCCGAGACCGCCGGCCAGGCCTTCGAGCTGGGGGGCGAGCGCGCCTACTCCCTGGAGGAGCTCCTGCGCATGGTGGCGGGGGCGATGGGCAAGCGGCGGTTCTTCCCCCACATCCCCGAGCCCGTGGCCCGGCTCCAGGCCAAGCTCTTCAACCTCCTGCCGGTGAAGCCCCCCTTCACCGAGGACCAGATCACCATGCTGGCCGAAGACAACGTCTGCGACCCCGGGCCCATGAAGCGCGCCTTCGGCTTCGAGCCCCGAGCGCTGGAGGACTATTTGAGGGAGCGGTTCGGGAGGGGGTGA
- a CDS encoding A/G-specific adenine glycosylase: MRERLLGWYGQEKRALPWRGEREPYRVWVSEAMLQQTRAGTAAPRYARFLSRFPTLRALADAPLEAVLAEWQGLGYYGRARSLHRAAREVAGRFGGRLPSDPEALRSLPGFGPYMAGAVASIAFGLREPAVDGNVLRVLSRLLDLPLPVDKPGGRAAVEAEARALLPSSRPGDFNQALMDLGAGLCLPRGPRCGECPLGNLCAAKKAGTVSKRPVKSPKRPPREATVFQLWAERGGRLRLVRRKEDGLFGGLWELPGWMAEGRPEPGEAEWSAACAESLGPGWTAGEEIARAERALTHRRILFVLRRALPLNGARPVLKEEDGAIWADAETLKALPLSNAQRAAIEAGRRGMEKRRGRLAP, from the coding sequence GTGCGGGAGCGGCTGCTCGGCTGGTACGGCCAGGAGAAGCGCGCGCTTCCCTGGCGGGGGGAGAGGGAACCTTACCGCGTTTGGGTGTCCGAGGCCATGCTCCAGCAGACCCGGGCCGGGACGGCCGCCCCCCGCTACGCCCGCTTCCTCTCGCGTTTCCCCACCCTCCGGGCCCTGGCCGACGCCCCGCTCGAGGCCGTCCTGGCCGAGTGGCAGGGGCTCGGCTACTACGGCCGCGCCCGCAGCCTCCACCGCGCCGCCCGCGAGGTGGCCGGGCGCTTCGGCGGCCGGCTCCCCTCCGACCCAGAGGCGCTCCGGTCCCTCCCCGGCTTCGGGCCCTACATGGCGGGGGCCGTGGCGAGCATCGCCTTCGGCCTGCGCGAGCCCGCCGTGGACGGGAACGTCCTGCGCGTCCTGAGCCGGCTCCTCGACCTCCCCCTCCCGGTGGACAAGCCCGGGGGCCGCGCCGCCGTCGAGGCGGAGGCGCGCGCCCTCCTCCCCTCCTCGCGGCCCGGGGACTTCAACCAGGCCCTCATGGACCTGGGGGCGGGCCTCTGCCTCCCCCGCGGCCCCCGCTGCGGCGAGTGCCCCTTAGGGAATCTCTGCGCGGCGAAGAAGGCGGGCACGGTCTCGAAGCGGCCCGTCAAATCCCCCAAGCGTCCCCCGCGCGAGGCCACCGTCTTCCAGCTCTGGGCCGAGCGGGGCGGGAGGCTCCGCCTCGTGCGCCGGAAAGAGGACGGCCTCTTCGGCGGCCTCTGGGAGCTCCCGGGCTGGATGGCGGAGGGAAGGCCCGAGCCCGGCGAGGCCGAATGGAGCGCCGCCTGCGCCGAAAGCCTCGGCCCCGGCTGGACGGCGGGGGAGGAGATCGCCCGGGCGGAGCGCGCCCTGACCCACCGGCGGATCCTCTTTGTCCTCCGCCGCGCCCTTCCCCTGAACGGCGCGCGCCCCGTCCTCAAGGAGGAAGACGGCGCCATCTGGGCGGACGCGGAGACGCTCAAGGCGCTGCCGCTCTCCAACGCGCAGCGCGCGGCCATCGAGGCGGGGAGGCGGGGGATGGAAAAGAGGCGGGGGAGGCTCGCGCCCTAG